The nucleotide sequence CCCAGCGCGATGCCGCCGATGGAGTACTCGCTGCTGAACCGCAGCTGCACGTCGCCGATGCCGATGATGATCCCGGCGGCCAGCGGCACCAGGTTGATCGGATTGGCGAAGTCGACCCGGTTCTCCTTCCAGATCTTGGCGCCGAGCAGGCCGATCATCCCGTAGAGCACGACGGTGATCCCGCCGAGCACCGCACCGGGGGTGGCGTTGACGATGGCGCCGAACTTCGGCACCAGCCCCAGCAGGATCGCCACCAGGGCGGCGACGTAGTAGGCCGCGGTCGAGTAGACCCGGGTGGCGGCCATGACGCCGATGTTCTCCGCGTAGGTGGTGGTCGGGGAGCCACCCACCGAGGTCGCGACCACGGTGGCGGCGCCGTCGGCGAACACCGCCCGGCCGAGGACCGGGTCCAGGTCGCGCTTGGTCATCTCACCGACCGCCTTGACGTGGCCGGCGTTCTCCGCGACGAGCGCGATGACCGCGGGCAGCACCAGCAGCGCGAAGTTGACCGAGAAGGAGGGCGCGGTGAGGTCGGGGAGCCCGAACCAGGACGCGTCGGCGACGCCGCTGAGGTCGACGCGGTCGTGCGCCGTCCCCACGCCCGCGGCGTCGTAGGTGACCGCCTGGGAGAAGGTGTCGAGCAGCAGCGAGAGCAGGTAGCCGAAGACCAGGCCGAGCAGGATCGAGATGCGGGCCCAGAAGCCGCGCAGCGCCAGCGAGACGACGATGACGAACGCCATGGTGGCCAGGGCGACCCACTGGTCCTGCGGCCAGTACAGGCCCGCGGCGACCGGGGCCAGGTTGAAGCCGATGAGCAGGACCACCGCGCCGGTCACCGCCGGGGGCAGCACCCGGTTGACCACGTGCACGCCGGCGGCCTGGATGAGCAGGCCGACCAACGCCAGCACGACGCCGGAGACGAGGATCGCGCCGACCACGTCGGAGCTGTCCCCGCCCTGGGCCCGGACCGCCGCGACGCCGCCGACGAACGCGGCGCTGGTGCCCAGGTAGGAGGGCACCTTCCCCTGCACGATGAGCAGGAAGATGATCGTCGCGATCCCGCTCATCATGATCGCCAGGTTGGCGTCCAGCCCCATGATCAACGGGAAGACGAACGTGGCGCCGAACATCGCCACCACGTGCTGCGCGCCGACGCCGACGGTCAGCGGCCAGGACAGCCGTTCGTCGGGTGCCACCGCCTCACCCAGCGGCGGGGTCTTCCCGTCCCCGTAGAGCTTCCAGCCGAACGCCATCAGTCCTCCTCGCACCTCCGCCGAGCAAGTAGCTCAGCGCTGAGGTACCGGACAGTGGCAGACGTGCGCGGATCACACCAGGGGGACGAGGACACGTTCCCGTCACGGAACACCGGGTGAACACAGCCGTGACAAGGGCGTCACACCCCGCTCCGGACGACGTCCCGCGGCCCCCTCCTAGGGGCCCGCCCACGAGCTCGCGAGTGGGTCCTTCCTCAGACCAGCGACTCGAGCCCGTCGTCCAGGACGGCGGCGACCACGCTCTCCACCGGCGGCCGGTGCGGCTGGTCCAGCCCGCGGATGCGCGCGGCGTGCAGGGCGAGCAGCAGGTTCAGCCGCAGCGTGGGGTCGGTGGTGAACGGGCCCAACAGCCGCTCGAGCTTCCCGATCCGGTAGCGCATCGTGTTGTAGTGGAAGTGCAGCCGGCGGGCGGACTCCGCGACGTTGAGGTTGGTCTCCAGCAGCACCCGCAGCGTCTCCCGCAGGTCGACCGAGTCCGGGTCCGAGGAGTCGGCCAGCGTGCCGAGCACCTCGTCGACGTAGGAGCGCAGCTCGTTGCTGTCCGGGATCAGCGACAGCAGCCGGAAGACGCCGAGCTGGTCGAAGTGGGTGACCGCGTGCCCGCCGTGGATCTCCTGACCGACCACCAGGGCGCGCTGCGACTGCTGGTAGGCCTCCCCCAGCGCGGACAGCGACTCGGCCGGCCGGCCGATCCCGGTGCCCAGCAGGCGGCCCACCCGGCGCAGCCGGGCGTTGACCCGGGCGGTCACCGAGGCGACCAGGCTGGACAGCTCCTCGGGTGTGCGCCCGTCCAACGGCAGCACCGTGACGATCTCCGTGGCGAGCCCCGCGACGGCGGCACCGGCGACCTCGCTGTCCACCGCCGCCCGCCAGCCGTCGGCCAGCCGGTCCAGCACGTCCAGGGCCCGGGTCGGGTCGGCCCCGGCGTCGGCCACCGTCTCGGTGGCGGTCACCAGGACGACGACCGGGCCGTCGAGCCGCCAGCCGAAGGACCGGGCGTACGCCAGCGCCCGCTCGGTGTGGGCGAACGTCCCGCCGACCAGCCGGCGCACCATGTCGCCCTGGAACCGCAGCTCCACCGAGTGGACCGCCTGCGATCGGATCTCCGACAGCGCGGCGATGACCGCTGCCTGCTCGAGCACCGCGCCGGCGCCGAGCAACATCGGGCCGTGCCGGTTCACCGCGACCAGCCAGCCGTGCCGCTGGTCACCGGCCATGATCGGCGCGACCGCGTACTCCCCGATCCCGCCGGGCAGCTCGTGGTGCCCGGGCACCAGCAGGATGCCGTCGGCCGGGGACAGGTCGGCGTCGGCGAGCACGTCGGCCGGGGTGACCACGCTCTGGTCGGCGCGGTTGCCCGACAGCCGGCGCGACGGGGTGAGGTCGGCGAACGCGTCGTCGGCGGCGGCGTCGAGCAGCCAGAGCCAGTCGCGGATCTCGGCGACCTCCTCCGGTGGGCCGGCATGGGTGGCCACCTCGCGGTCCGGGCCCAGCCCGAGGACGGCCGCTCCGGCGAGGAAGGTCGACACCTGCCCGGTGACCTCGGACAGCCCACCGCCGGACAGCGCCACGTCGATGAACTGGTTGTGCATCCGGTTGGCGAGGCTGAGTGCCTGGGTCTGCTTGTCGATGATCGCGCCGAGCACCTCGGCGACCACCTCGTCCAGCCGGGCCCGGGCGGGCAGCGCGAGCACCGGGAAGCCCCGGCGGTCGGCCTCGGCCAGCAGCTCGGCGGGGACGTCGCCGGCCGGGTTGCCCGAGCCGGCCTCCGAGCGGTAGGCGAGCGCGCCGCTGCCGGCCCGGTGCAGCCGCTCGATCAGGGCGCGGCTCTGCGCCGGGTCGCCGCTGGGCAGCCGGGCGCCCAGGACGACCAGCAGGTCGGGGCCCGCACCGGCGAGCGGGTCGGCCGGGCCGTCGACGGCGACGTGCCGGACGATGCGGCGGGTGCCGGTGGCCCCGCCGACGACGAGGGTGCCGGCCAGCCCGGGCAGCTGGAGGAGCTGGTCGACGGTCAGGCCCATGCTGTCCTGCAGCGCGGTCCGGTCGGACGGCGGGAGCTGGGAGAGCACCGGCTCCGCGGAGGCGGGCATGGTGCTGAAAGTAGCCATCCGGTCGCTGTGTGCAGCGTATGTCACGGACGAATCACGTTCAGTCACTGTACGTACCCCCAAAACGCCGTGCACGAGCTTGCTGCGCGAGATTCTGTCAGACGTCTCTGGACGGCAGAAGGCACGCTTGGCGACAATCGCCATACAGGCACGGGGGACGCGCCACTTAGGTTCGGGCCCCGGTCCTGTCCCGGCTCGGATGGTAGGCGGCTTCGTCGATCGACGGGCGGCTCGGCGTCCCGGCCGGGAGAGCCAGACCGGGACGGGCGCCGCCGCAGACGTCGCCCGTCGACCGCACGGGTGGAGGGCACATGCGCACCGTCGACGAGAGCACTGACGGCCACGGCCGGGACACGATCCCCGACGACACCGCCACCGGGCGGGCCGCCCGGGCCGGCGTCCCGACCATCCCGCTGCCCCGCGCGTCCGCCGCGCCCGGCGCCCGGGCGGCCGGCACCTCGGTGCCCGCCCAGGCCAGCACCGGGATCGCCGACCTGCTGCGCGGGCCGGTCCGGTCGGCCCGGGTCCTGCTGTCGGTGCCGGCGGCGGTGTACCTGGCGGTGCCGACCCCGCAGGGTCCGGACGTGGTGGGCGTGCTGACCTCCGACGCCGCCCGGCTCCCGCTGGGCCTGGTGCTCTTCCGGCCGTCGAACGGCCGGCCGGTGGTCTCCGTCCCCAGCGGCGCCCCCGCCCGGCTGGGTGGCGGCCGGCTGACCGTCGGGGACCTGACCGTGAGCGCCGCCGCCTGGTGGGACCCCCGGCCCAAGCTGCCCACCGCACGCCCGGCACTGCTCCCCGAGGGGGTCCGTCAGCTGCGTTCGGCGCTGTACGGCGAGGGCGTGCCGCACAGCGCGTTCGTCCTCCCCGGCCTGCCCGGTGGGCCCAGTGGCCCGCTGGCCGCGCTGCGCGGCGCCGTCCGCCGGGCCGACGTCGACGCGGCCCTGCGCACCGCCACCCGGCTGATCGGCCTGGGCCCCGGTCTGACCCCCGCCGGCGACGACGTCCTCGCCGGCGTCACCGCCGGGCTGGTGCTGCTGGGGCACCCCGCCGCCGAGCGGTTCGGTGCCGGCGTGACCGGGCTGGCCAACGGGCGCACCACCGAGCTGTCCCGGGCGCTGCTGCGGCACGCCGCCGCCGGGCGGGTCAGCGGCGAGTTCGCCGCCGTGCTGCGGGGCCTGGTCGGCGACGGTGCGCTGGCACCGGCCATCGCCACGTTGCTGGCCACCGGCTCGACCAGCGGGCGAGCGATGGCGTTGGGGTTGTGCACCGCGATCGACCTCGTCGACCGCACCAGCCGCCCGCGCTGATCCCGGGCCCGGGCTCGACCGGTCAGCGGGCCGGGCCCGGGAGGAGTGGCCCCAGCCGGTCCCACTGTGCGATCCGGCAGCCATCGGTGCGGGAGAGCTGCAGGTCGACCGGCTCCCCGCGCCACTGGCCGGTGACGTGCGCGGTCTGGGGTCCCCCGAACAGCTGGGTGCAGACCACGTCGTCGGGCACCGGGGCGAAGGGGTCCTCGAGCCCGGCCAGGTGCTGGCAGGCCGCCTCGGCGTCGGGGAGGTCGCCTTCGACCGAGTCCCCGCAGGCGAGGGTGTACTGCTCCACCGGCGCCCCCTCCCCCGGGTCGTACTCGACGACCAGGGTGGAGTCGGCGCCCGCGGTGTCCTCCGGAGCGGTGCTGGTGGCCGGGTCCGACGCCGTCGGCCCGGTCGCGGAGGTCGTCGCCGGTGGGGTCGTGGAGCCGACCGCCGACCCGGCGTCGTCCCCGGAGCCGCAGGCGGCCAGCACCATCAGCGGGAGGGCAAGGGTCAGCAGGACGGCGCGGCGCATGCCGCCAGTGTGCTCCGGTCAGATGCGGGAAGCGGCGATGCTGGTGACCAGGATCGCCCGCGCGCCGAGCTCCCAGAGCTCGTCCATCACCCGGTTGGTGTCGTCCTTGAGCACCATCGCCCGCACGGCCGACCAGCCCGGCGTCTGCAGCGGGCTGACCGTCGGCCCCTCGAGCCCCGGGGTGCGCGCGGTGGCCTGGCCGAGCAGGTCGTTGGGGCAGTCGTAGTCGAGCATCACGTAGCGCCGGGCGACCAGGACACCCTGCAGCCGGCGGCGCAGCTGGGCGACGGCCGGCACCTCGTCGGCCCCGGCCCGGCCGACCAGCACGGCCTCGCTGGCCAGCACCGGGTCGCCGATGATCCGCAGCCCGGCGGCACGCAGCGTGGTGCCGGTCTCCACCACGTCGCAGACGGCGTCGGCGACGCCGAGCCGGCAGGCGGTCTCCACGGCACCGTCGAGCTTGACCACGGCGGCCTTCATGCCGGTCTCGTCGAGGAAGCGCTGCAGCAGCCCGGGGTAGGCGGTGGCGATCCGCTTGCCCTCGAGCTTCGCGACCTCGTCGACCGGGGACTCCGCCGGGCTGGCGAAGCGGAACGAGGACCGGCCGAAGCCCAGCGGCATCACCTCGGCCGCCACGTCGCCGCCCTCCGGCGGGGTGGTCTCCAGCAGCATGTCCCGGCCGGTGATGCCGACGTCCAGCGTGCCGGCCGCGACGTAGATCGCGATGTCCCGCGGGCGGAGGTAGAAGAACTCGGTGTCGTTCTCGGGGTCGTAGACCGCCAGCTCACTGCTGGTGCGCCGCTGCCGGTACCCGCTCTCGGCGAGCATCGCCGCCGCGGGCTCGCTCAGGACACCCTTGTTCGGGACGGCGACGCGCAGCACTGAGGGGGCTCCTTCGAGGACGACGGTGTGTGACCCGGCCCTCCTGCAGGGGCCCGCGCCGAGCTTGCGAGGCGTGGGGGGCAGGAGGGTCCTTCTAGAGGTGAGCGTAGACGTCGTCCAGGTCGAGCCCGCGGGCCAGCATGAGCACCTGCACGCGGTAGAGGAGCTGGCTGATCTCCTCCGCCGTCCGCTCCGCGCCCTCGTGCTCGGCGGCCATCCAGGACTCCGCCGCCTCCTCCACGACCTTCTTGCCGGCGGCGTGCACGCCGTCCCGGACGGCGGTGACGGTGCCCGAGGCCGGGTCGCCGGCCTGCACCTTGTCGCTCAGCTCGGCGAACAGCTGGTCGAACGTCTTCATGCCGGGCCGACCCCGAAGCCG is from Modestobacter marinus and encodes:
- a CDS encoding uracil-xanthine permease family protein, with the protein product MAFGWKLYGDGKTPPLGEAVAPDERLSWPLTVGVGAQHVVAMFGATFVFPLIMGLDANLAIMMSGIATIIFLLIVQGKVPSYLGTSAAFVGGVAAVRAQGGDSSDVVGAILVSGVVLALVGLLIQAAGVHVVNRVLPPAVTGAVVLLIGFNLAPVAAGLYWPQDQWVALATMAFVIVVSLALRGFWARISILLGLVFGYLLSLLLDTFSQAVTYDAAGVGTAHDRVDLSGVADASWFGLPDLTAPSFSVNFALLVLPAVIALVAENAGHVKAVGEMTKRDLDPVLGRAVFADGAATVVATSVGGSPTTTYAENIGVMAATRVYSTAAYYVAALVAILLGLVPKFGAIVNATPGAVLGGITVVLYGMIGLLGAKIWKENRVDFANPINLVPLAAGIIIGIGDVQLRFSSEYSIGGIALGTIVAVVGWHVARALAPADMKAALYQEGGFAAGTGPALGATGSHAADGRAPGGGATDPGGPDPSDVDRINRTR
- a CDS encoding DUF2877 domain-containing protein, translating into MRTVDESTDGHGRDTIPDDTATGRAARAGVPTIPLPRASAAPGARAAGTSVPAQASTGIADLLRGPVRSARVLLSVPAAVYLAVPTPQGPDVVGVLTSDAARLPLGLVLFRPSNGRPVVSVPSGAPARLGGGRLTVGDLTVSAAAWWDPRPKLPTARPALLPEGVRQLRSALYGEGVPHSAFVLPGLPGGPSGPLAALRGAVRRADVDAALRTATRLIGLGPGLTPAGDDVLAGVTAGLVLLGHPAAERFGAGVTGLANGRTTELSRALLRHAAAGRVSGEFAAVLRGLVGDGALAPAIATLLATGSTSGRAMALGLCTAIDLVDRTSRPR
- a CDS encoding SSI family serine proteinase inhibitor — protein: MRRAVLLTLALPLMVLAACGSGDDAGSAVGSTTPPATTSATGPTASDPATSTAPEDTAGADSTLVVEYDPGEGAPVEQYTLACGDSVEGDLPDAEAACQHLAGLEDPFAPVPDDVVCTQLFGGPQTAHVTGQWRGEPVDLQLSRTDGCRIAQWDRLGPLLPGPAR
- the hisG gene encoding ATP phosphoribosyltransferase — protein: MLRVAVPNKGVLSEPAAAMLAESGYRQRRTSSELAVYDPENDTEFFYLRPRDIAIYVAAGTLDVGITGRDMLLETTPPEGGDVAAEVMPLGFGRSSFRFASPAESPVDEVAKLEGKRIATAYPGLLQRFLDETGMKAAVVKLDGAVETACRLGVADAVCDVVETGTTLRAAGLRIIGDPVLASEAVLVGRAGADEVPAVAQLRRRLQGVLVARRYVMLDYDCPNDLLGQATARTPGLEGPTVSPLQTPGWSAVRAMVLKDDTNRVMDELWELGARAILVTSIAASRI
- a CDS encoding phosphoribosyl-ATP diphosphatase: MKTFDQLFAELSDKVQAGDPASGTVTAVRDGVHAAGKKVVEEAAESWMAAEHEGAERTAEEISQLLYRVQVLMLARGLDLDDVYAHL
- a CDS encoding PucR family transcriptional regulator, producing the protein MPASAEPVLSQLPPSDRTALQDSMGLTVDQLLQLPGLAGTLVVGGATGTRRIVRHVAVDGPADPLAGAGPDLLVVLGARLPSGDPAQSRALIERLHRAGSGALAYRSEAGSGNPAGDVPAELLAEADRRGFPVLALPARARLDEVVAEVLGAIIDKQTQALSLANRMHNQFIDVALSGGGLSEVTGQVSTFLAGAAVLGLGPDREVATHAGPPEEVAEIRDWLWLLDAAADDAFADLTPSRRLSGNRADQSVVTPADVLADADLSPADGILLVPGHHELPGGIGEYAVAPIMAGDQRHGWLVAVNRHGPMLLGAGAVLEQAAVIAALSEIRSQAVHSVELRFQGDMVRRLVGGTFAHTERALAYARSFGWRLDGPVVVLVTATETVADAGADPTRALDVLDRLADGWRAAVDSEVAGAAVAGLATEIVTVLPLDGRTPEELSSLVASVTARVNARLRRVGRLLGTGIGRPAESLSALGEAYQQSQRALVVGQEIHGGHAVTHFDQLGVFRLLSLIPDSNELRSYVDEVLGTLADSSDPDSVDLRETLRVLLETNLNVAESARRLHFHYNTMRYRIGKLERLLGPFTTDPTLRLNLLLALHAARIRGLDQPHRPPVESVVAAVLDDGLESLV